A DNA window from Arachis duranensis cultivar V14167 chromosome 3, aradu.V14167.gnm2.J7QH, whole genome shotgun sequence contains the following coding sequences:
- the LOC107480392 gene encoding uncharacterized protein LOC107480392 gives MTGISEVLYQLYAKAIVLLAYMLIELVLLIQYLKSDKRSSTTITTTQYLRFVEEKNPTILYTKSMMQQLDPVECRVCLNEFHEGDQLRNLKCHHAFHRDCLDKWLQQSFATCPLCRIKLLPDYVVAKYQNNHHNHYQRNNTEVEYYEGNDDQLILFLSSLRGSNRTLHRYL, from the coding sequence ATGACAGGAATATCAGAAGTGTTGTATCAGCTGTACGCTAAAGCAATAGTGCTATTAGCATACATGCTCATAGAACTTGTCCTTCTTATTCAGTATCTCAAATCAGACAAACGCAGCAGCACCACAATCACCACCACCCAGTATCTCAGATTCGTTGAAGAGAAGAACCCCACAATTCTCTACACCAAGAGCATGATGCAGCAACTGGATCCTGTTGAATGCAGAGTGTGCTTGAATGAGTTCCATGAAGGTGATCAATTGAGGAACCTCAAGTGTCACCACGCTTTTCATAGGGATTGTTTGGACAAGTGGTTGCAACAATCTTTTGCTACTTGCCCTCTTTGCAGGATCAAgctgttacctgattatgttgTTGCAAAGTATCAGAATAATCACCATAATCATTATCAGCGCAATAATACTGAGGTAGAGTATTATGAAGGCAATGATGATCagcttattctttttttatcttcacTGAGGGGTAGTAATCGTACTTTGCATAGATATCTCTGA